The following coding sequences are from one Novosphingobium sp. Gsoil 351 window:
- a CDS encoding deoxyribodipyrimidine photo-lyase: MTAPILVWLRRDLRLADQPAFHAAAASGAPMVPVYVLDDDGAGDRALGGASRWWLHHSLTALDVDLRRAGSRLILRRGGAARELAAVAKEAGAREIHAIVHYEPWWRKAEGEVAKVLNLHLHDGNYLAPPASVLTGGGTPFRIFTPFWRALEQEMPPPEPLTRPKLTAPATWPDSARLEDWNLLPTAPDWAGGFRKAWRVGEHSAQDRLDEFLDRVGDYETARNLPSIDGSSRFSPHLHWGELSPRHVWHALSGKRGIGAQSFRRELGWRDFAQGIVAQFPRYGEESFREEHRRLPWRDPRGEAKGDWAAWRQGRTGYPIVDAGMRQLWATGWMHNRVRMIAASFLIKHLLIDWRHGERWFWDTLVDADYGNNAVNWQWVSGSGVDASLFSRIMAPLVQSPKFQAANYIREWVPELAGLSDDDIHDPVFRPTGYPAPIVGHREARERALAAYAQVKSGA, from the coding sequence ATGACTGCCCCGATTCTCGTTTGGCTGCGCCGCGATTTGCGTCTGGCCGATCAGCCCGCGTTCCACGCTGCGGCGGCGAGCGGTGCGCCCATGGTGCCGGTTTACGTGCTCGACGACGATGGCGCGGGCGATCGGGCGCTTGGCGGGGCCTCGCGCTGGTGGCTGCACCACAGCCTGACAGCGTTGGATGTGGATTTGCGCCGCGCCGGATCGCGCCTGATCCTGCGTCGTGGCGGTGCGGCACGCGAGTTGGCCGCGGTCGCCAAGGAGGCGGGCGCGCGCGAGATTCACGCCATCGTCCACTACGAGCCGTGGTGGCGCAAGGCCGAAGGTGAAGTGGCCAAAGTGCTGAACCTGCATCTTCACGACGGCAACTATCTCGCCCCTCCGGCCAGCGTGCTGACCGGAGGCGGCACCCCGTTCCGCATCTTCACCCCCTTCTGGCGCGCGCTGGAACAGGAAATGCCGCCGCCCGAACCGCTGACCCGGCCCAAGCTGACAGCACCGGCGACATGGCCCGACAGCGCCAGGCTGGAGGACTGGAACCTGCTGCCCACCGCGCCCGACTGGGCGGGAGGATTCCGCAAAGCCTGGCGGGTCGGCGAGCACTCTGCGCAGGACCGGCTTGACGAGTTTCTCGACCGCGTCGGCGACTACGAGACCGCGCGCAACCTGCCCTCGATTGACGGCTCCTCGCGCTTCTCGCCGCATTTGCACTGGGGTGAACTATCGCCGCGCCATGTATGGCACGCGCTTTCGGGCAAGCGCGGGATCGGCGCGCAAAGTTTCCGCCGCGAGCTGGGCTGGCGCGATTTTGCTCAAGGGATCGTCGCGCAGTTTCCCCGCTATGGCGAGGAGAGCTTCCGCGAAGAGCACCGCCGCCTGCCGTGGCGCGATCCGCGGGGCGAGGCGAAAGGCGACTGGGCCGCCTGGCGGCAGGGCCGCACCGGTTATCCAATCGTCGACGCGGGGATGCGTCAGCTATGGGCGACCGGATGGATGCACAACCGGGTGCGGATGATCGCCGCTTCGTTCCTGATCAAGCACTTGTTGATCGACTGGCGGCACGGCGAGCGTTGGTTCTGGGATACGCTGGTGGATGCCGACTACGGCAACAACGCCGTCAACTGGCAGTGGGTCTCGGGCAGTGGGGTCGATGCCAGCCTGTTCAGCCGGATAATGGCCCCGCTGGTCCAGTCTCCCAAATTCCAGGCGGCGAACTATATCCGCGAATGGGTGCCCGAACTGGCGGGCTTGTCGGACGACGACATTCATGACCCCGTGTTTCGTCCGACCGGGTATCCCGCGCCGATCGTCGGCCACCGCGAAGCGCGCGAGCGGGCGCTGGCCGCCTACGCCCAGGTAAAGTCTGGCGCATAA
- a CDS encoding cyclopropane-fatty-acyl-phospholipid synthase family protein, with amino-acid sequence MNAQAPIRGTHLAAAGKRWRGGTGLLARFAAGGFGRVLDRIDHGLEAGSLLATLPDGTRRLFGGRAPGPDAQIELCHWNALLRLATGGSAGWYQAWEAGEWDSPDPVQIFALFMRNAATLGGVARAKGPWRWLLRRLHQLQRNTRDGAQKNIAAHYDLGNDFYQAWLGATMIYSSGLFGAAGQAEPSQLSQFFAPIDRGQSNKCGEIVRRLDGLPIDRALEIGCGWGTLAAHLADRFAARVDAISLSDEQLGFARAKFAAEATVDFRREDYRDVTGSYDAIVSIEMVEAVGREYWPSFFDCLDRCLAPGGRAVIQFISIRDELFDAYAASADFIQTYIFPGGMLIRTSEFRRLAAERGLAWHDQLDFGIDYAETLMLWREAFDGAVEAGDLPAGFDEHFVRLWRYYLMYCEGGFRGGGIEVSLVTLSRE; translated from the coding sequence ATGAACGCGCAAGCACCGATCCGTGGAACTCATCTCGCCGCCGCGGGAAAGCGCTGGCGTGGCGGAACCGGGCTGCTGGCGAGGTTCGCGGCTGGCGGGTTCGGGCGCGTGCTCGACCGGATCGACCATGGGCTCGAGGCTGGATCGTTACTTGCGACCCTTCCCGACGGCACCCGGCGCCTTTTCGGCGGGCGGGCGCCTGGACCCGACGCGCAGATCGAACTGTGCCACTGGAACGCACTTTTGCGACTCGCGACCGGGGGTTCGGCTGGTTGGTACCAGGCGTGGGAGGCGGGCGAATGGGATAGCCCCGACCCGGTCCAGATATTCGCACTGTTCATGCGTAACGCCGCGACGCTGGGCGGTGTAGCGCGAGCCAAGGGTCCGTGGCGGTGGCTGCTGCGGCGACTCCATCAATTGCAGCGCAACACGCGTGATGGCGCGCAGAAGAACATCGCCGCGCACTACGACCTCGGTAACGATTTCTATCAAGCCTGGCTAGGCGCGACGATGATCTATTCTAGCGGACTGTTCGGTGCTGCCGGACAGGCTGAACCGTCGCAGCTCAGCCAGTTCTTCGCGCCGATCGACCGCGGTCAGTCGAACAAGTGCGGCGAAATCGTCCGCCGGCTCGACGGGCTGCCGATCGACCGGGCTCTGGAGATCGGCTGCGGCTGGGGCACGTTGGCGGCGCATCTGGCGGATCGGTTTGCCGCGCGGGTCGATGCGATCAGCTTGTCGGACGAGCAACTCGGATTCGCTCGAGCGAAATTCGCCGCCGAGGCCACCGTAGATTTTCGCCGTGAGGACTACCGCGATGTCACGGGTTCCTACGACGCGATCGTCAGCATCGAGATGGTCGAGGCGGTGGGCCGGGAATACTGGCCGTCGTTCTTCGATTGCCTCGACCGCTGTCTCGCCCCTGGCGGCCGCGCGGTGATCCAGTTCATCTCGATCCGCGACGAGCTCTTCGATGCCTACGCTGCCAGCGCAGATTTCATCCAAACCTATATCTTCCCCGGCGGGATGCTGATCCGCACCAGCGAGTTCCGCCGCCTCGCCGCCGAACGCGGGCTGGCGTGGCACGACCAGCTCGATTTCGGGATCGACTATGCCGAAACCTTGATGCTGTGGCGCGAAGCGTTCGACGGCGCGGTGGAGGCAGGCGATCTGCCCGCCGGCTTCGACGAGCATTTCGTGCGTCTGTGGCGCTATTACCTGATGTATTGCGAGGGCGGCTTCCGCGGCGGCGGAATCGAGGTCAGTCTGGTCACGCTTAGCCGCGAATAG
- a CDS encoding PilZ domain-containing protein, which translates to MHSTTTSRSRYELVSQEDRCAPRTRISIPASLRPSGGRSFQTQVLDLSLGGFSAQCVNRMHVGSLTWLTLPGLESLQGEVVWWQDNIVGCAFQNLLSPIVHDNILARFRGEGVFRPC; encoded by the coding sequence ATGCATTCGACGACAACGTCGCGAAGCCGCTACGAGCTGGTCTCGCAGGAAGACCGCTGCGCCCCGCGCACGCGGATCTCGATTCCCGCCTCGCTACGGCCATCGGGAGGCCGATCGTTCCAGACCCAGGTGCTCGATCTCTCGCTTGGCGGGTTTTCGGCACAGTGCGTGAACCGGATGCACGTCGGCTCGCTGACATGGCTGACCCTGCCTGGGCTCGAATCGCTCCAGGGCGAAGTGGTTTGGTGGCAGGACAACATCGTCGGCTGCGCGTTTCAGAACCTGCTCAGCCCGATCGTCCACGACAACATCCTGGCGCGGTTTCGCGGTGAAGGCGTGTTCCGGCCCTGCTGA